One stretch of Euphorbia lathyris chromosome 7, ddEupLath1.1, whole genome shotgun sequence DNA includes these proteins:
- the LOC136235527 gene encoding CBL-interacting serine/threonine-protein kinase 10, which translates to MENKPSVVTQKYEIGRLLGQGTFAKVYYARSISTNQSVAIKVIDKEKILRVGLVDQIKREISVMRIVRHPNIVQLFEVMATKSKIYFIMEYCKGGELFNKISKGRLREDPARKYFQQLINAVDFCHSRGVYHRDIKPENLLLDENEDLKITDFGLSALAETKRQDGLLHTTCGTPAYVAPEVINRKGYDGAKADTWSCGVVLYVLLAGYLPFHDSNLMEMYRKIGRAEFKCPNWFSQEVRRLLLKMLDPHPQTRISIDKIKETAWFRKGLNSKLHKSETAARQGVNSLERNGSGPSENNNASPETKQESVEPPKLNAFDIISLSAGFDLSGLFDDNAQMREARFTSVQPASVIITKLEDVAKRQKLKIMKKDAGLLKMEGVNEGRKGPLCIDAEIFEVTPNFHLVEVKKCSGDTMEYQKILKDGIRPALQDIVWVWQGEQHEQTQQQQEEFE; encoded by the coding sequence ATGGAAAATAAACCAAGTGTCGTGACGCAAAAGTACGAGATAGGGAGATTGCTCGGCCAAGGCACCTTTGCGAAGGTATATTATGCAAGGAGTATCAGTACCAATCAAAGTGTGGCCATAAAAGTTATTGACAAAGAAAAGATTTTGAGGGTAGGGCTTGTTGATCAGATCAAAAGAGAAATATCTGTGATGAGAATTGTTAGACACCCGAATATTGTGCAGTTATTTGAGGTCATGGCCACCAAAAGTAAGATTTACTTCATAATGGAATATTGTAAAGGAGGCGAACTCTTTAACAAAATTTCCAAAGGAAGGCTAAGGGAAGATCCTGCGCGCAAGTATTTCCAGCAGCTCATTAATGCAGTTGATTTCTGCCACAGCAGAGGTGTTTATCATCGAGATATAAAACCCGAAAACCTGTTGTTGGATGAGAACGAGGATTTAAAGATAACTGATTTCGGGCTAAGTGCTCTTGCTGAAACCAAAAGACAAGACGGACTACTTCATACAACTTGTGGGACACCAGCATATGTTGCTCCTGAAGTTATCAACAGAAAAGGCTATGATGGAGCCAAAGCTGATACATGGTCTTGTGGGGTGGTTTTATATGTGCTTCTTGCAGGTTATTTGCCATTTCATGATTCAAACTTGATGGAGATGTACAGGAAAATTGGCAGAGCTGAATTCAAATGTCCTAATTGGTTTTCACAAGAAGTTCGGAGGCTGTTGTTAAAGATGTTGGATCCACACCCCCAAACTAGGATTTCCATAGATAAGATAAAGGAAACGGCTTGGTTTAGAAAAGGACTCAACTCAAAACTGCACAAATCTGAAACAGCAGCAAGACAGGGTGTAAACTCTCTGGAAAGGAATGGTTCTGGTCCTTCTGAGAATAACAATGCATCACCTGAGACAAAACAGGAGTCTGTTGAACCTCCCAAGTTAAATGCTTTTGATATAATTTCTCTTTCAGCTGGGTTTGATCTATCCGGGTTATTCGACGACAATGCTCAAATGAGAGAAGCAAGATTTACATCCGTGCAACCTGCCTCAGTTATCATAACTAAATTGGAAGACGTTGCGAAGCGTCAAAAGTTGAAGATCATGAAGAAAGATGCAGGATTATTGAAAATGGAGGGAGTAAATGAAGGTAGAAAAGGTCCATTGTGTATAGATGCTGAAATATTTGAAGTTACACCAAATTTTCATTTGGTGGAGGTGAAGAAATGTAGTGGAGACACAATGGAATATCAAAAGATATTGAAAGATGGTATAAGACCTGCTCTCCAAGACATTGTTTGGGTTTGGCAAGGAGAGCAACATGAGCAGACACAGCAGCAGCAAGAAGAATTTGAGTAG